In Phreatobacter stygius, a genomic segment contains:
- the leuC gene encoding 3-isopropylmalate dehydratase large subunit, with product MTKARTLYDKIWDDHVVDQQDDGTCLLYIDRHLVHEVTSPQAFEGLRNTGRKVRAPQKTLAVVDHNVPTTSDRVLGIKDEESRLQVEALAQNAAEFGIEYYDAADIRQGIVHVIGPEQGFTLPGTTIVCGDSHTSTHGAFGALAHGIGTSEVEHVLATQTLIQKKAKNMLVRVDGQLKDGVTAKDIILAIIGEIGTAGGTGSVIEYAGEAIRAISMEGRMTICNMSIEGGARAGLIAPDEKTYAYLKGRPKSPKGMAWDMAVKYWDALYTDEGAHFDHTVVLDAANLPPIVTWGTSPEDVISISGVVPNPDEIEDENKRLSKWRALDYMGLKPGTKITDIRPEKVFIGSCTNSRIEDLREVARIVKDRKVAASVSAMIVPGSGLVKEQAEQEGLDKIFLAAGFEWREAGCSMCLAMNPDKLKPGERCASTSNRNFEGRQGYKGRTHLVSPIMAAAAAIEGHFVDVRHWG from the coding sequence ATGACCAAGGCCCGCACGTTGTACGACAAGATCTGGGACGACCATGTCGTCGACCAGCAGGACGATGGCACCTGCCTGCTCTATATTGACCGGCACCTGGTCCATGAAGTGACCAGCCCGCAAGCCTTCGAGGGCCTGCGCAATACCGGCCGCAAGGTGCGCGCGCCGCAGAAGACGCTCGCCGTCGTCGACCACAACGTGCCGACCACCAGCGATCGCGTCCTCGGCATCAAGGACGAGGAAAGCCGCCTGCAGGTCGAGGCGCTCGCCCAGAACGCCGCCGAGTTCGGCATCGAATATTACGACGCGGCCGACATCCGGCAGGGCATCGTCCATGTCATCGGGCCGGAGCAGGGCTTCACCTTGCCCGGCACGACCATCGTCTGCGGCGACAGCCACACCTCCACCCATGGCGCCTTCGGTGCGCTGGCCCATGGCATCGGCACCTCGGAGGTCGAGCATGTGCTGGCCACCCAGACGCTGATCCAGAAGAAGGCCAAGAACATGCTCGTCCGGGTCGACGGGCAGTTGAAGGACGGGGTCACGGCAAAAGACATCATCCTCGCCATCATCGGCGAGATCGGCACGGCCGGCGGCACCGGCTCGGTCATCGAATATGCGGGCGAAGCCATTCGCGCCATTTCGATGGAAGGCCGCATGACCATCTGCAACATGTCGATCGAGGGCGGCGCCCGCGCCGGCCTGATCGCGCCGGACGAGAAGACCTATGCCTATCTGAAGGGCCGGCCGAAATCGCCGAAGGGCATGGCCTGGGACATGGCGGTCAAATATTGGGACGCGCTCTATACCGACGAGGGCGCGCATTTCGACCATACCGTGGTGCTGGATGCGGCCAACCTGCCGCCGATCGTCACCTGGGGCACCAGCCCCGAGGATGTCATCTCGATCTCCGGCGTGGTGCCGAACCCGGACGAGATTGAGGACGAGAACAAGCGCCTCTCCAAGTGGCGTGCGCTCGACTATATGGGCCTGAAGCCGGGCACGAAGATCACCGACATCCGTCCGGAAAAGGTGTTCATCGGCTCCTGCACCAATTCGCGCATCGAGGATCTGCGCGAGGTTGCCCGCATCGTCAAGGACCGCAAGGTCGCCGCGTCCGTCTCGGCGATGATCGTGCCGGGCTCGGGCCTGGTGAAGGAACAGGCCGAGCAGGAAGGCCTCGACAAGATCTTCCTCGCCGCCGGTTTCGAATGGCGCGAGGCGGGTTGCTCGATGTGCCTGGCGATGAACCCGGACAAGCTGAAGCCCGGCGAGCGCTGCGCCTCGACCTCGAACCGCAATTTCGAGGGGCGCCAGGGCTATAAGGGACGCACCCATCTCGTCTCGCCGATCATGGCGGCGGCCGCCGCCATCGAGGGCCATTTCGTGGATGTCCGCCACTGGGGGTGA
- a CDS encoding invasion associated locus B family protein — MLRSTPFLMILALSAAAVATVTAAQAQQRAPDGGRAATAQAARPAAGGQQGAAVAQFGDWGVFTSSTQRGKVCYAASQPKTRAPANLQRDPAFFFITSRPGENVRNEISLTLGFALRGDATVAVGPTSFAMWTQEKGAWVKNAAEEGRMITTMRSGSQLTVRSTSQRGNVTTDTYSLTGLGQALDRVAQECR, encoded by the coding sequence ATGCTGCGCTCCACCCCTTTCCTGATGATCCTGGCTCTCTCGGCCGCCGCTGTTGCCACGGTGACCGCGGCGCAAGCGCAGCAGCGAGCGCCCGATGGCGGCCGTGCGGCCACGGCGCAGGCTGCCCGTCCGGCCGCCGGCGGCCAGCAGGGCGCGGCGGTTGCCCAGTTCGGCGATTGGGGGGTGTTCACCTCGTCCACCCAGCGCGGCAAGGTCTGCTACGCCGCCTCGCAGCCGAAGACGCGCGCACCGGCCAATCTGCAGCGCGACCCGGCCTTCTTCTTCATCACCTCGCGTCCCGGCGAGAATGTCCGCAACGAGATTTCGCTGACCCTCGGCTTTGCGCTGCGCGGCGATGCCACGGTGGCGGTCGGGCCGACCAGTTTCGCCATGTGGACCCAGGAGAAGGGCGCTTGGGTCAAGAACGCGGCGGAGGAGGGTCGGATGATCACGACCATGCGCTCCGGCTCGCAGCTGACGGTCCGCTCGACCTCACAGCGCGGCAATGTCACCACCGATACCTATTCGCTCACCGGCCTCGGCCAGGCGCTCGATCGGGTCGCGCAGGAATGCCGCTGA
- a CDS encoding sigma-70 family RNA polymerase sigma factor produces MDAVARKRDRQAFSALFDHFAPRLIAHLMRLGADPATAEELTQEAMTTLWHKASLFDRSKSSVATWLYRVARNRRIDVLRRDRSDCIDINEPMLMPSAEPDMDDAISLAHREETVRAALAHLPEEQLSLVRLAFFEGMSHSEIAGQLHLPLGTVKSRIRLAFTRLRRTLEASGIRQEA; encoded by the coding sequence GTGGATGCGGTAGCTCGCAAGCGCGACCGACAGGCCTTCAGTGCCCTGTTCGACCACTTCGCGCCGCGGCTCATTGCTCATCTCATGCGGCTTGGCGCCGACCCGGCGACCGCCGAGGAGCTGACCCAGGAAGCCATGACCACGCTCTGGCACAAGGCTTCGCTGTTCGACCGGTCGAAGTCGTCGGTTGCCACCTGGCTCTACCGGGTGGCGCGCAACCGCCGGATCGACGTGCTCCGACGCGATCGGAGCGACTGCATCGACATCAACGAGCCCATGCTGATGCCGTCAGCCGAACCCGACATGGACGACGCCATCTCGCTCGCCCACCGCGAGGAAACCGTCCGTGCGGCGCTTGCGCATCTGCCCGAAGAGCAACTCTCGCTGGTTCGTCTCGCCTTTTTTGAGGGCATGTCGCATTCCGAGATCGCCGGCCAGCTCCATTTGCCGCTGGGCACCGTCAAGAGCCGCATCCGGCTCGCTTTCACGCGGTTGCGCCGGACGCTCGAAGCGAGCGGGATCAGGCAGGAGGCGTGA
- the rlmN gene encoding 23S rRNA (adenine(2503)-C(2))-methyltransferase RlmN, with product MPTLDLTNAKPTVTPPPAAAIRPLPVKRSLVGLDRDGLKEALGAIGIEGKETRMRVSQLWAWIYQRGAKTFAEMTNVSKHLRAALDEAYTLDRPEVVVEQVSSDGTRKWLLRIPPQFEGEKWHEIETVYIPTRDRGTLCISSQVGCTLTCTFCHTGTQKLVRNLTVDEIVAQIIVARDQLGDWPGQEAPEGAFVPDDGGRFVTNIVLMGMGEPLYNVENVTTALKVMLDQDGLQFSKRRITLSTSGVVPMIERIGADTGVSLAISLHAATDELRDELVPLNKKYPIAELLDACRNYPVLSNARRITFEYVMLKDVNDSIDDARRLVRLLKGIPAKINLIPFNPWPGSRYECSDWEQIERFSDVVFDAGYSSPVRTPRGRDIQAACGQLKSETEKLRAKDRAALMSKSEQDAFRAMAMVD from the coding sequence ATGCCGACGCTCGATCTGACGAATGCCAAGCCCACTGTTACCCCGCCGCCGGCGGCCGCGATCCGGCCGCTGCCGGTAAAGCGTTCGCTTGTCGGTCTCGACCGCGATGGGCTGAAGGAGGCGCTCGGTGCCATCGGTATCGAGGGCAAGGAGACACGCATGCGCGTGTCGCAGCTCTGGGCCTGGATCTATCAACGCGGCGCCAAGACCTTCGCCGAGATGACCAACGTCTCCAAGCATCTGCGCGCGGCGCTGGACGAGGCCTATACGCTCGACCGGCCTGAAGTGGTGGTCGAGCAGGTGTCGAGCGACGGCACGCGCAAGTGGCTGCTGCGGATTCCGCCGCAGTTCGAAGGCGAGAAGTGGCACGAGATCGAAACCGTCTACATCCCGACGCGGGATCGCGGGACGCTGTGCATTTCCAGCCAGGTCGGCTGCACCCTCACCTGCACCTTCTGCCACACCGGCACGCAGAAGCTGGTGCGCAACCTGACCGTCGATGAAATCGTCGCGCAGATCATCGTGGCGCGCGACCAGCTGGGCGACTGGCCCGGCCAGGAGGCGCCGGAGGGCGCCTTCGTGCCCGATGACGGCGGCCGGTTCGTCACCAATATCGTGCTGATGGGCATGGGCGAGCCGCTCTACAATGTCGAGAACGTCACGACCGCGCTGAAAGTGATGCTCGACCAGGACGGCCTGCAATTCTCCAAGCGCCGCATCACGCTGTCGACCTCCGGCGTCGTGCCGATGATCGAGCGCATCGGCGCCGACACCGGCGTGTCGCTGGCCATTTCGCTGCATGCGGCGACCGACGAGCTGCGTGACGAGCTGGTGCCGCTCAACAAGAAATATCCGATTGCCGAACTGCTCGACGCCTGCCGGAACTATCCGGTGCTGTCGAACGCCCGGCGCATCACTTTCGAATATGTGATGCTGAAGGACGTCAATGACAGCATCGACGATGCGCGCCGGCTGGTGCGCCTGTTGAAAGGCATTCCGGCCAAGATCAACCTGATCCCGTTCAATCCCTGGCCCGGATCGCGCTACGAATGTTCCGACTGGGAGCAGATCGAGCGCTTCTCGGACGTGGTGTTCGACGCCGGCTATTCGTCGCCGGTGCGCACCCCGCGCGGCCGCGACATCCAGGCCGCCTGCGGCCAGTTGAAGAGCGAGACCGAGAAGCTACGCGCCAAGGATCGCGCCGCGCTGATGTCGAAGAGCGAGCAGGACGCCTTCCGCGCCATGGCGATGGTCGACTGA